In Gemmatimonadota bacterium, a genomic segment contains:
- a CDS encoding thioredoxin family protein, which translates to MKKILIPAAVVAVAAAFLLVNFSTPMAAGEAKVGNAAPDFTLTDTNGNSVTLSDYSGKYVVLEWINYDCPFVAKHYDAKNMQGLQDKYREQGVVWLAVNSSAEGKQGQFSNDEIHSRLKKHASTVDAYLLDGNGDVGRTYGATHTPHMYIINPEGTLIYMGAIDSINSANIADIPKADNYVVMALDAVFAGKEVPVEMTRAYGCTVKY; encoded by the coding sequence ATGAAGAAGATTTTGATTCCGGCAGCCGTGGTGGCCGTTGCCGCCGCGTTCCTGCTGGTAAACTTCTCCACGCCGATGGCCGCCGGGGAAGCCAAGGTGGGGAACGCTGCCCCGGATTTTACGCTGACGGACACGAACGGCAACAGCGTGACGCTTTCGGACTATAGCGGCAAGTACGTGGTCCTGGAGTGGATCAACTACGACTGTCCTTTCGTGGCCAAGCACTACGACGCCAAGAACATGCAGGGCCTGCAGGACAAGTACCGCGAGCAGGGCGTGGTCTGGCTGGCCGTCAACTCGTCGGCCGAAGGCAAGCAGGGTCAGTTCTCCAATGATGAAATCCATTCGCGCCTGAAGAAGCACGCGTCGACCGTGGACGCCTACCTGCTCGATGGTAACGGCGACGTCGGCCGGACGTACGGCGCCACCCACACGCCTCACATGTACATCATCAACCCGGAAGGCACGCTGATCTACATGGGCGCCATCGACAGCATCAACTCGGCCAACATCGCCGACATACCCAAGGCCGACAATTACGTCGTCATGGCCCTGGACGCGGTATTTGCCGGCAAGGAAGTACCGGTCGAGATGACTCGTGCGTACGGCTGTACGGTGAAGTACTAG